The Actinosynnema mirum DSM 43827 genomic interval GCAACCTCCATGACCCAGTCGTGGGTCTGGAGGTTAACGGTCGTTCAGCCCGTGGTGCTCGGAGACGTGCAGCAGCGCGACCAGCGGGACCGCGGCCACCAGGGCCAGTCCCGCGAACACGAGTGCGAACATGAGTACCTGCATGGGGAAACGATGCACCCGACCGCCCCTCCGGCGCGTCCCCCGGAGAGGTGTTCTCCGTCCACCCTCAGGACTACTTCGATCACGCTCCGCGTCCGACTTCAGTCGGACGGCCACCGGGTGAAACCTCGGGGTCGGAACTCGTTCCTTTAGCGAAGGCAACGAAGTGGCTCCCGTCCACGTAGGTTTGTCCGCGTGTTCACCACGCGCCCTGAACTAGCGGGAACCCACGGCATGGTCGCGTCCACCCACTGGCTGGCCAGCTCCGCGGGCATGGCGGTGCTGGAGGACGGCGGCAACGCCTTCGACGCCGCCGTCGCGGCGGGCTTCGTCCTCCAGGTCGTCGAGCCGCACCTCAACGGACCGGGCGGCGAGGTCCCGGCCCTCTTCTCGGTCAGGGGCGGAGCACCGCGCGTGCTGTGCGGCCAGGGCACCGCCCCCGCCGCCGCGACCCCGGCCCACTACCGCGACCTCGGCCTCGACCTGGTCCCCGGCAGCGGCCTGCTCGCCGCGACCGTCCCCGGCGCGTGGGACGGCTGGCTCACCCTCCTGCGCGACCACGGCACGAAGTCGCTGCGCGAGGTGCTCGGCCACGCCATCGGCTACGCCCGCGACGGCTTCCCGCTGCTCGCGCGCGTGCCCGTCACCATCGCCGCCGTCGCCGACCTGTTCCGCGACCACTGGACCACCTCCGCCGACCTGTGGCTGCCCGGCGGGAAGCCGCCCGTCGCGGGCGAGCGGTTCCGCAACCCCAAGCTCGCCGACACCTGGGAGTGGCTGCTGGCCGCCGGTGAGGCCGCGGGCGCCGACCGGGAGGCCCAGATCGAGGCCGCCCGCCGCGCCTGGTCCCAGGGCTTCGTGGCCGCCCAGGTCGAGGAGTTCTGCCGCACCGCCCACCGCGACGACTCCGGCCGCGACCACGCGGGCGTGCTCACCGGCCAGGACATGGCGGGCTGGGAGGCGAGCTACGAGGAGCCGGTCACCGCCGACTTTGGCGACTGGACCGTGGCGAAGATCGGCGCCTGGTCGCAGGGGCCCGCGCTGCTCCAGCAGCTGCGCCTGCTGGAGGGCTTCGCCGACCGGCTGGAGTACGTCGACGGCGCGCCCACCGCCGAGACCGTCCACCTGGCGGTGGAGTGCGCGAAG includes:
- a CDS encoding gamma-glutamyltransferase family protein translates to MFTTRPELAGTHGMVASTHWLASSAGMAVLEDGGNAFDAAVAAGFVLQVVEPHLNGPGGEVPALFSVRGGAPRVLCGQGTAPAAATPAHYRDLGLDLVPGSGLLAATVPGAWDGWLTLLRDHGTKSLREVLGHAIGYARDGFPLLARVPVTIAAVADLFRDHWTTSADLWLPGGKPPVAGERFRNPKLADTWEWLLAAGEAAGADREAQIEAARRAWSQGFVAAQVEEFCRTAHRDDSGRDHAGVLTGQDMAGWEASYEEPVTADFGDWTVAKIGAWSQGPALLQQLRLLEGFADRLEYVDGAPTAETVHLAVECAKLAFADREAWYGDSADVPLEALLSREYAAERRALVGERASLELRPGAPGGAEAVLAQHIRRGPSVAEELGGAVGEPTVSRTGAVRGDTVHVDVVDRWGNIVSATPSGGWLQSSPTIPSLGFCLGSRAQMFWLDEGLPNSLAPGKRPRITLSPSLALRGGEAVLAFGTPGGDQQDQWQLGFWLAHAVGGMNLQEAIDSPMWHSNAFPSSFYPRAWTPGELVVESRAHGLDELRERGHSVVDAGPWALGRMSAVSRDPRSGLLRAGANARGAQGYAVGR